From the Lolium rigidum isolate FL_2022 chromosome 2, APGP_CSIRO_Lrig_0.1, whole genome shotgun sequence genome, one window contains:
- the LOC124691130 gene encoding uncharacterized protein LOC124691130, whose protein sequence is MSKPRWDGARHAHFPDHGLAMDAAATAPSSSNPSFSASGTAAARRGRRRPSAPPHPHLLDPPRAVISSPAVLPDAASAAAANGYGPLGEVHGDLHPHVLSEKGGAKSIAFEEITWFRRRSPEESPSQRSNVHPVVVVAHIPEAIQFAIGLTDGIVYVMIGRLQFLLQVLVET, encoded by the exons ATGAGCAAGCCGCGCTGGGACGGAGCACGCCATGCCCACTTCCCCGACCACGGGCTCGCGATGGACGCCGCGGCGACCGCGCCCTCGTCGTCGAACCCTAGCTTCTCCGCGAGCGGGACAGCGGCGGCTCGGCGAGGGAGAAGGCGACCCTCCGCGCCGCCGCATCCTCACCTACTCGACCCTCCGCGCGCCGTGATCTCCAGCCCCGCGGTTCTCCCGGATGcggcctcggccgccgccgccaatggcTATGGGCCTCTGGGCGAGGTCCATGGCGACCTTCACCCGCAC GTGCTGTCTGAGAAGGGGGGCGCCAAGTCCATCGCGTTCGAGGAGATCACCTGGTTCCGGAGGAGAAGTCCGGAGGAATCACCATCTCAACG TTCAAATGTTCATCCTGTTGTGGTCGTGGCACATATTCCGGAAGCAATTCAGTTCGCTATAGGCCTTACCGATGGCATTGTTTATGTCATGATTGGAAGGTTGCAGTTTTTACTTCAAGTTTTAGTTGAAACCTGA